A genomic segment from Juglans regia cultivar Chandler chromosome 14, Walnut 2.0, whole genome shotgun sequence encodes:
- the LOC118344481 gene encoding ammonium transporter 1 member 3-like produces the protein MIQLREVISSLSLHHQPFPLPKTPLSLSLSLSLSLSLKVQMEVSSWEESVTASINTIYLLFSAYLVFVMQLGFAMLCAGSVRAKNAMNIMLTNVVDAVVGSISYYLFGFAFAFGEGSNSNPFIGTSFFALFSIPNDTYDYSFFLYQWAFAIAVAGITSGSIAERTQFTAYLIFSFFLTGFVYPIVAHWVWSSSGWLSASSSALLFGSGAIDFAGSGVVHLVGGIAGLWGSFIEGPRVGRFDAFGRPVQMRGHNATLVVLGTFLLWFGWFGFNPGSFDKILVAYPNTTGQGNWTGVGRTAVTTTLAGSTAGIITLFGRRLLIGHWDALDVCNGVLGGFVAITSGCSVVEPWAAIVCGFFAAWVLIGLNILALKLKFDDPLEATQLHGGCGAWGLIFTGLFAKEEFVIQAYNSGESGVERPYGVLMGGGWGLLGAQVVEVLVIAAWVSLTMGPLFYALHKLRVLRIAIDEEVAGLDISSHGGYAYAHQEENQPRFYADYVRIQSDQS, from the coding sequence ATGATACAACTACGAGAAGTTATATCTTCCCTCTCCCTCCACCACCAACCATTTCCCCTCCCCaaaacccctctctctctctctctctctctctctctctctctctctctcaaggtaCAGATGGAGGTCTCGTCATGGGAAGAAAGTGTCACGGCTTCAATCAACACCATTTACCTCCTGTTTTCAGCGTATCTCGTCTTTGTAATGCAGCTTGGCTTTGCCATGCTCTGTGCTGGCTCGGTCCGAGCCAAGAACGCCATGAACATAATGCTCACCAACGTTGTCGATGCCGTTGTTGGTAGCATCTCTTACTACCTCTTCGGCTTCGCTTTTGCCTTTGGTGAAGGCTCCAATTCCAATCCTTTCATCGGTACGAGCTTCTTTGCGCTGTTCAGCATACCCAACGACACATACGACTACAGCTTCTTTCTTTACCAATGGGCTTTCGCCATAGCCGTCGCAGGTATTACCAGTGGCTCAATAGCAGAAAGAACTCAGTTCACTGCCTACCTAATCTTCTCCTTTTTCCTCACTGGGTTCGTTTACCCAATCGTTGCTCACTGGGTTTGGTCGTCGAGTGGTTGGCTCAGCGCCAGTTCCAGTGCGTTGCTATTTGGGTCAGGTGCCATCGACTTTGCTGGGAGCGGTGTCGTGCATTTAGTTGGTGGGATTGCTGGGCTTTGGGGCTCTTTCATTGAAGGTCCGAGAGTAGGCCGGTTCGATGCATTTGGCAGGCCCGTACAAATGCGAGGCCACAATGCAACTCTAGTTGTACTTGGGACATTTCTGCTGTGGTTTGGGTGGTTTGGTTTCAATCCCGGTTCTTTCGATAAGATTCTTGTGGCTTATCCTAATACAACGGGCCAAGGTAATTGGACTGGAGTGGGCCGGACTGCAGTCACCACTACGTTAGCGGGGTCAACCGCCGGAATCATAACCCTATTCGGCCGACGATTGTTAATCGGCCATTGGGATGCATTGGATGTTTGTAATGGGGTGCTTGGTGGTTTTGTTGCAATCACATCAGGCTGCTCAGTTGTTGAGCCATGGGCTGCTATCGTGTGTGGGTTCTTTGCTGCATGGGTCTTGATTGGGCTCAATATTTTGGCCCTAAAACTGAAGTTTGACGACCCGTTAGAGGCAACCCAGTTGCACGGTGGATGTGGTGCTTGGGGTTTGATATTTACCGGCTTGTTTGCTAAAGAAGAATTTGTAATCCAAGCCTACAATTCCGGTGAGTCGGGCGTGGAGAGGCCCTATGGCGTCTTGATGGGTGGAGGATGGGGCTTGCTTGGAGCCCAAGTTGTTGAGGTTTTGGTGATTGCGGCCTGGGTTAGTTTGACAATGGGGCCTCTTTTCTATGCCTTACACAAGCTCAGGGTTTTGAGAATCGCTATAGATGAGGAAGTTGCAGGCCTTGATATCTCTAGCCATGGAGGCTATGCCTATGCTCACCAAGAAGAAAACCAACCTCGCTTTTACGCAGATTACGTACGTATCCAAAGTGATCAGTCCTGA
- the LOC109009017 gene encoding E3 ubiquitin-protein ligase AIRP2-like: MGKSSFKDSLKALEADIQHANTLALDFPRENDGALVQMRLSYSSLAHLFLCLVQWTDCHLAGALGLLRILIYMTHADGKTIMSVYERKASIREFYAVIFPSLLQLQRGITDLEDRKQREACTLRFRRNDELERGKLSEIDIEREEECSICMEVNSKVVLPNCSHSLCLNCYRNWHGRSQSCPFCRDSLKRVMSGDLWIYTDKCDVVDLPSILRENNKRLFMYIDKLPLVIPDPVLVQYDPHLRWDAMYRLCELYI, from the exons GGCTTTAGATTTTCCAAGGGAGAATGATGGAGCACTGGTTCAGATGAGACTGTCCTATAGTTCACTGGCTCACCTCTTTCTTTGCCTTGTTCAATGGACTGATTGTCACCTTGCTGGTGCACTTGGTTTACTTagaattcttatatatatg ACCCATGCAGATGGCAAGACCATTATGTCTGTTTATGAAAGGAAAGCaagcattagagaattttatg CGGTGATATTTCCTTCTTTGTTGCAACTTCAAAGAGGCATCACAGATTTAGAGGATCGGAAACAGAGAGAGGCATGCACTCTTAGATTCAGAAGAAATGATGAGTTGGAAAGGGGGAAACTCTCTGAAATTGACATAGAAAGAGAAGAGGAGTGTAGTATTTGCATGGAGGTGAACAGCAAGGTCGTATTGCCTAATTGCAGCCATTCTTTGTGTTTAAATTGTTATAGGAATTG GCATGGACGATCGCAGTCATGCCCCTTTTGTCGAGACAGCCTCAAAAGAGTAATGTCCGGTGACCTTTGGATCTATACAGATAAGTGTGATGTTGTTGACTTACCATCCATATTGAGAGAGAATAATAAGAGGCTGTTCATGTACATCGATAAATTGCCCCTTGTTATTCCTGATCCTGTGCTTGTTCAGTATGATCCTCATCTTAGGTGGGATGCAATGTATAGGCTTTGTGAACTGTATATATGA